AATTCGTCAATTTAGTGCCTAAGCAGTTCATTGTAGATGATTATGATGAAATTACTGATCCCCGTGGTATGATGGGTGTCAGATTGGAAATGGATGCAACGTTAATCACGACATCCAAAACACAACTACATAACATTTTACGATGTGTAGAAAAAGCCGGTTTACAAATTCGCGAAATTTATTTGCAGCCGCTGGCGGCAGGTACATTCGCATTATCTGAAGATGAAATGTATCATGGAACTGCTTTCATCGATATTGGCGGAGGGTCCACTACGGTATCTGTATTTGCCGAAAACCGTTTGATCAGTACGTCTGTATTGCCTGTAGGCGGCGACCATATTACAAAAGATTTATCGATTGTACTAAAAACACCGACAGAACAGGCAAGAATGATTAAACATCAGTATGGACATGCCTATTATGAAGATGCTTCAGACGAAGAGCTGTTTGAAGTGCCGGTAGTGGGATCAGACGCGAAAGATCAGTATAGCCAGCGCTATATTTCTGATGTAATCGGTTCACGTCTGGAAGAATTATTTGAATTAATTTTAGAAGACTTGTATGCAACGGGTATCCGTGACCTGCCGGGCGGAATCGTCATTACAGGAGGAACGGCTAAACTTGACGGAATTCTGCAGTTAGCCCGAGATGTCTTCAAAACCAGAGCCAGACTGTACACGCCTGAATATATAGGTGTTCGTGAGCCGATGTATTCTACTGCGGTTGGCTTGATTCGCTATGCGTATATGGAAGATGTATTCTTTGGATATGAAGAAGATCAAGTCGGTTCACCTCAAGCAAATGACTCCATTTATGAAGTTGCTGAACCTGCGGCTAAACCGGTTAAACCGAAAAAAGAAAAAAGTCAAGGTTTCATGAAACGCGCTAAAAAAGTATTCGACAATTTCTTTGAGTAAAGTCTTGACAGATGGAAATTGCAGATAATTAAGAGGAGGAAAATCAATGCTTGAATTTGAGACGAATATAGATTCTTTAGCAGTAATTAAAGTTATTGGAGTGGGCGGCGGCGGAAATAATGCGGTCAACCGTATGATCGAACATGGAGTGCAGGGTGTGGAGTTTATTGCGGTAAACACTGACGCTCAGGCATTGCAGTTATCATCGGCTGAAGTAAAGCTGCAAATCGGTGAAAAGCTTACAAGAGGACTCGGTGCGGGGGCAAATCCTGAAGTAGGCAAAAAAGCAGCAGAAGAAAGTAAAGAACAAATTGAAGAAGCACTGCGCGGAGCGGACATGGTATTCGTTACAGCGGGGATGGGCGGCGGAACGGGTACGGGTGCAGCACCGGTAATCGCTCAAATCGCCAAAGATATCGGCGCATTGACAGTAGGGGTTGTTACGCGCCCATTCACGTTTGAAGGAAGAAAGAGATCTACTTCAGCGGCAGGCGGCATTGCCAGCATGAAAGAAGCAATCGACACGCTGATTGTCATTCCAAACGACAAATTGCTGGAGATTGTTGACAAGAACACACCAATGCTGGAAGCGTTCAGAGAGGCAGACAACGTATTACGTCAGGGTGTTCAAGGTATCTCCGATTTGATCGCGGTACCTGGATTGATCAACCTCGACTTTGCCGATGTGAAAACAATTATGTACAACAAAGGTTCTGCATTGATGGGTATCGGTATGTCCACTGGAGAAAACCGTGCGGCAGAAGCTGCGAAAAAAGCTATTTCCAGTCCATTGCTTGAAACATCGATCGATGGAGCAAAAGGCGTTCTGATGAATATTACAGGCGGCTCTAACCTGAGCTTGTTTGAAGTGCAGGAAGCAGCAGATATCGTTGCCACTGCGTCAGATGAAAACGTCAATATGATTTTCGGTTCTGTGATCAATGATGATCTCAAAGACGAGATCATTGTCACAGTTATCGCAACAGGCTTTAACGAAGAGCTGCTTTCATCATCAAGACAAAGAGGCCCGGGCGTTACCGGCGGTGTGCGTCAGCAGCGTCCTGCCCAGCAGCAGCCGCCTGCTCAAAGCAGATATGAAGAGCAGCCGCGCTACGAGCAGCAGCCGGAGCCAAGACAGTCACAAACGAATCAGCACCAGCACGAAGAACAATTGGATATTCCAACGTTCTTGCGCAACCGTACACGCCGTAAATAATAGAAAAACCAAGCTTTCCGCTGAAGATTTTATTCTTCAGCGGAAAGCTTTTTTGTTTTCTCAATAATTGTGTTCTATTTTTGGATGCTCAAAAAAATGTCGAAGTTTTCATAGGAAACCATCCAAAGCCTGACAGGTTTTTCAGGACAGCCGTGCTAATCTGTTCGTAAGGAGGCCGGCATATGTATGGAGAACTGATGATAGGAATCAACATGCTCTTTAACTACGCCATCCTGTCATTCACAAATAAGGTTGGAAATCATCAGACAAGCAGAAGGAGGTTATGGGTCGCAGCATTTATTGGTGCCTTCTTTATTACATTGTTCCCGTATTCTCTGCCGGCGATGATTCTCACTTTTTTAGGGATGACGTATATCGCTTTCGGACAAACGTTCAGCAGCTGGAAGAGTTCAGTCCTTGCTGTACTAATTGCAGCGTTCTTTGCAGGGGGATTGCTGACTCTCGTCTACACACAAATCTCTATCAGCACGAATCCAAATTTCTTATTTGTTGCAATCGGTCTGACGTATCTCTCGTTATATATCGTCAAGCACAAATGGATTGATACCCGAATGGTGAGCAAGTTAATGAGTTTTACACATGAGTCGGAATTAACACTGTGGGGCAGGGTTATTCCGCTGAAAGTGTTTATTGACACAGGCAATCATTGCATAGAACCGTTGTCGGGAGATCCAGTCCATTTTATTGGGTATCAGGCAGTAAAAGAACATTTACCTAAAGATTTTGCCTCTGCTTTGGAAGCATGGCGCCCTGATCAAACCCCTGACTTAGCCGGTTTTCCTGCACCCCATCAAAAAAGTCTTCGGCTAATACGACTGCAAACCGTTCAAGGAGCTTCGTGGGCAGTC
The Sporosarcina sp. P33 genome window above contains:
- the ftsZ gene encoding cell division protein FtsZ is translated as MLEFETNIDSLAVIKVIGVGGGGNNAVNRMIEHGVQGVEFIAVNTDAQALQLSSAEVKLQIGEKLTRGLGAGANPEVGKKAAEESKEQIEEALRGADMVFVTAGMGGGTGTGAAPVIAQIAKDIGALTVGVVTRPFTFEGRKRSTSAAGGIASMKEAIDTLIVIPNDKLLEIVDKNTPMLEAFREADNVLRQGVQGISDLIAVPGLINLDFADVKTIMYNKGSALMGIGMSTGENRAAEAAKKAISSPLLETSIDGAKGVLMNITGGSNLSLFEVQEAADIVATASDENVNMIFGSVINDDLKDEIIVTVIATGFNEELLSSSRQRGPGVTGGVRQQRPAQQQPPAQSRYEEQPRYEQQPEPRQSQTNQHQHEEQLDIPTFLRNRTRRK
- the ftsA gene encoding cell division protein FtsA, producing MSKSNHYVSLDIGSSTIKVLIGEMDQNALHVIGVGNVQSAGIRKGTIIDIDATVQSIRKAIEQAERMTGLKIEEVVLGIPANGVQFQNVKGVVAVNSENREITDDDLERVMKSSQVMNVPPEREFVNLVPKQFIVDDYDEITDPRGMMGVRLEMDATLITTSKTQLHNILRCVEKAGLQIREIYLQPLAAGTFALSEDEMYHGTAFIDIGGGSTTVSVFAENRLISTSVLPVGGDHITKDLSIVLKTPTEQARMIKHQYGHAYYEDASDEELFEVPVVGSDAKDQYSQRYISDVIGSRLEELFELILEDLYATGIRDLPGGIVITGGTAKLDGILQLARDVFKTRARLYTPEYIGVREPMYSTAVGLIRYAYMEDVFFGYEEDQVGSPQANDSIYEVAEPAAKPVKPKKEKSQGFMKRAKKVFDNFFE
- a CDS encoding sigma-E processing peptidase SpoIIGA; the protein is MYGELMIGINMLFNYAILSFTNKVGNHQTSRRRLWVAAFIGAFFITLFPYSLPAMILTFLGMTYIAFGQTFSSWKSSVLAVLIAAFFAGGLLTLVYTQISISTNPNFLFVAIGLTYLSLYIVKHKWIDTRMVSKLMSFTHESELTLWGRVIPLKVFIDTGNHCIEPLSGDPVHFIGYQAVKEHLPKDFASALEAWRPDQTPDLAGFPAPHQKSLRLIRLQTVQGASWAVGIKYDSWLVNGEALPAGYAVLTKERRQYPQGASAILQMSAMEMLKEEGRTAAC